A part of Aspergillus flavus chromosome 5, complete sequence genomic DNA contains:
- a CDS encoding beta-glucosidase, with protein MNVNMFKAGDDILQDVDQSCKDRLPAVEELPLPPTFTWGTATAAYQVEGGAFQDGKGKSIWDTFTHLDPSRTNGENGDIACDHYNRMAEDVVLMASYGVDVYRFSIAWARILPLGGRGDPINEKGIAFYNNLIDCLLEHNIEPVVTLYHWDVPQGLYDRYGAFLDTTEFRADFEHFARLCFSRFGDRVKRWITFNEPYIIAIFGHHSGVLAPGRSSATGGDSRTEPWRVGHTIILAHTAAVQAYATDFQPTQKGDISIVLNGHYYEPWDAGSEEHWLAAQRRLEFYIGWFGDPIFLGKDYPAPMRAQLGSRLPEFTSEELDLLRRSAPINSFYGMNHYTTKYARALPDPPAEDDCTGNVEEGPTNSEGKTMGPLSGMSWLRVTPAGFRKLLNWVWDRYRRPIVVTENGCPCPGESQMTKEQALDDQFRIRYFGLYLDAISRAIYDDGVKVEGYYVWSLMDNFEWSAGYGPRYGITHVDFTTLVRTPKQSAKYLHHSFNKRRATSLR; from the exons AGACCGTCTCCCTGCTGTAGAAGAGTTGCCCCTGCCTCCAACCTTTACCTGGGGTACTGCTACAGCTGCGTATCAGGTTGAAGGCGGCGCCTTCCAGGACGGCAAGGGCAAATCCATCTGGGATACCTTCACTCACCTTGACCCATCTCGCACGAACGGGGAAAATGGAGACATTGCCTGTGACCACTACAATCGCATGGCGGAAGATGTTGTACTGATGGCCTCATACGGCGTGGACGTGTATCGCTTCTCGATCGCCTGGGCCAGAATTCTCCCTTTAGGCGGGCGTGGCGACCCAATCAACGAGAAAGGAATCGCATTCTACAACAATCTCATTGACTGTCTCTTGGAGCACAATATTGAGCCTGTTGTGACACTCTATCACTGGGATGTACCGCAAGGGCTCTACGATCGCTATGGGGCGTTCTTAGATACGACCGAGTTTCGAGCGGATTTCGAACATTTTGCACGATTGTGTTTCTCTCGGTTCGGTGATCGAGTCAAAAGATGGATCACGTTCAATGAGCCCTACATTATTGCAATTTTTGGTCACCATAGTGGGGTACTGGCTCCTGGCCGCAGCAGTGCAACAGGTGGTGATTCCCGAACTGAGCCATGGCGTGTCGGTCACACCATCATCCTTGCTCATACAGCTGCTGTGCAGGCCTACGCGACGGACTTTCAACCCACACAGAAAGGGGATATTTCGATCGTCCTGAATGGCCACTATTATGAGCCGTGGGATGCTGGCAGCGAAGAACATTGGTTGGCTGCCCAGCGTCGCTTGGAGTTTTACATTGGTTGGTTCGGTGACCCCATCTTCCTGGGAAAGGATTATCCAGCGCCCATGCGAGCTCAGCTTGGCAGTCGTCTGCCTGAGTTCACATCAGAAGAGCTGGACCTCCTCCGCCGGTCTGCCCCAATCAACTCGTTCTATGGTATGAACCATTACACGACAAAATACGCACGAGCCCTACCTGACCCACCCGCGGAGGATGACTGCACCGGTAATGTGGAGGAAGGGCCCACTAACAGCGAGGGGAAGACCATGGGGCCTCTTTCTGGCATGTCCTGGCTGCGAGTGACACCAGCGGGCTTCCGCAAGTTGCTGAACTGGGTCTGGGATCGCTATCGTCGACCAATCGTAGTCACGGAGAATGGATGTCCTTGTCCAGGTGAAAGTCAGATGACGAAGGAGCAGGCCCTAGACGACCAGTTCCGCATTCGGTACTTCGGGTTGTATCTAGATGCTATTTCCCGGGCCATTTATGATGATGGGGTCAAGGTTGAGGGCTACTACGTCTGGTCATTGATGGATAATTTTG AATGGTCTGCTGGATATGGTCCTCGGTATGGAATCACGCACGTCGATTTCACAACCTTGGTTCGCACACCTAAACAGTCGGCAAAGTATTTACATCACAGTTTCAATAAACGGAGGGCAACAAGCCTTAGATAG